The Pyrenophora tritici-repentis strain M4 chromosome 10, whole genome shotgun sequence genome contains a region encoding:
- a CDS encoding DUF390 multi-domain protein codes for MSDLTSGRAANGGARTTGGPIPVTQVDRSNIRTPTQIMNARRQRAEVEEQRKAAEEERRRTSAERRAQAVSGVAGAPTIEPGTQRQPQPGPQRAGDQYVQYPASSGGVPRQPERPIPSEAQETPTGASQSRPRAASQAQQQPRPAQANLAVPTTEQSRRPAGSGHARRPSGATASAPAGPSSAPPPPRLTPGPGSGSATGPPRESTTSNFPHAFERWETLSSHWEGLTSYWIRRLEQNTDEVRREPLAQQMSRQITDLSAAGANLFHAVVELQRLRASSERKFQRWFYEHRQDQERAQEREAELREQINTEHEARLEAEANMERMATEKKNAERAVTEMKRELQISKEEARRAWEELGRREQEERDRTFSLREGHPTLVGGVQVVPMGQNMGLSGRGHGEDTYAGAQSSTGSGIEQHYSYEEGQSPTGTDPFTESTRHARRDPEAPAHVAQGAYVPSGAASNSSSRPGGSSSATEQSLVPPPLQYPYYGSQAQPATTQPAMSQPEAFYQQPGSYLHNEPESNVPEDEQSYVTSQGDESEADIEYALDERGNFIRDDAGRRIPFRSLQSPMSDEYDVEEARQRELEHLQHYGTTATSQGGYATSSSAGPSHPQGYVTAGGTPDYSGDGYGDEWVGMRHHHPTRLSDVPEEDERSRTSPSRASQASRGRLY; via the coding sequence ATGTCCGATCTCACGAGCGGCCGCGCTGCCAATGGCGGTGCGCGCACGACTGGCGGTCCTATTCCCGTGACTCAGGTTGATCGCTCCAATATACGTACACCAACGCAGATTATGAATGCCAGACGGCAACGTGCTGAGGTCGAGGAACAGAGAAAGGCTGCCGAGGAAGAGCGGAGGAGAACGAGTGCAGAAAGAAGAGCACAAGCTGTTTCTGGTGTAGCTGGAGCACCAACAATCGAGCCTGGAACCCAGAGACAGCCCCAACCTGGGCCTCAAAGGGCTGGCGACCAATACGTACAATATCCGGCATCATCTGGTGGAGTGCCACGCCAACCAGAAAGACCGATACCATCCGAAGCCCAAGAGACCCCGACTGGTGCCTCGCAGTCAAGGCCTAGGGCTGCCTCTCAAGCACAGCAGCAACCTCGACCTGCACAGGCAAATCTAGCAGTGCCCACCACGGAACAAAGCAGAAGGCCAGCTGGCTCAGGGCATGCAAGAAGGCCTTCTGGAGCTACGGCCTCAGCACCAGCAGGCCCTTCATCTgctccaccaccaccacgtCTCACGCCTGGGCCAGGCTCCGGCTCAGCCACTGGCCCACCCCGGGAGTCAACCACTTCAAACTTTCCGCATGCTTTCGAGCGTTGGGAAACTCTGTCCTCTCATTGGGAAGGACTCACCTCCTACTGGATACGGCGGCtcgagcaaaacaccgatGAAGTTCGCAGAGAACCATTGGCTCAGCAAATGTCACGCCAGATCACTGATTTGTCGGCAGCTGGCGCCAACCTTTTCCATGCTGTCGTTGAATTACAGCGATTGCGTGCGTCGTCCGAGCGCAAGTTCCAGAGATGGTTCTACGAGCATCGCCAGGACCAGGAAAGGGCACAGGAGCGCGAGGCTGAACTCCGCGAACAAATCAACACTGAACATGAGGCGCGTCTTGAGGCTGAGGCAAACATGGAGCGCATGGCCACAGAGAAGAAGAACGCCGAACGAGCGGTGACAGAGATGAAGCGTGAATTGCAAATCTCCAAGGAGGAAGCGCGTCGAGCTTGGGAAGAGTTAGGTAGACGGGAGCAAGAAGAGCGTGATCGCACATTCTCCTTGAGGGAAGGGCACCCCACCTTGGTCGGCGGAGTGCAAGTGGTTCCTATGGGACAGAACATGGGTCTTTCAGGAAGGGGGCATGGAGAAGACACCTACGCTGGTGCTCAAAGCAGTACTGGCTCAGGTATTGAGCAACACTACTCGTACGAAGAAGGGCAATCTCCGACTGGTACAGACCCCTTCACTGAGAGCACCCGACATGCTCGCCGAGACCCTGAGGCTCCTGCACACGTAGCCCAAGGGGCTTACGTTCCCTCGGGTGCTGCTTCAAATTCATCATCTCGGCCTGGTGGTTCTAGTTCGGCTACAGAACAATCACTTGTTCCGCCTCCTCTACAGTACCCCTACTACGGATCGCAGGCACAGCCAGCTACGACGCAACCAGCCATGTCGCAGCCAGAGGCCTTTTATCAGCAGCCTGGTTCGTACTTGCATAACGAGCCTGAATCCAATGTTCCTGAAGATGAGCAGTCATACGTGACGTCTCAAGGAGATGAATCCGAGGCCGATATCGAGTACGCTCTCGACGAGAGGGGCAACTTTATCCGCGATGACGCTGGGCGCAGGATCCCTTTCCGGTCACTGCAATCGCCAATGTCGGACGAGTATGACGTAGAAGAGGCCCGGCAGCGCGAACTCGAACATCTACAGCACTACGGCACGACCGCCACATCACAGGGTGGTTATGCAACCAGTTCAAGCGCAGGGCCTTCACATCCTCAGGGCTACGTTACCGCCGGTGGTACACCAGACTACAGCGGCGACGGATACGGCGACGAGTGGGTAGGCATGCGACACCACCATCCCACCAGATTGAGCGATGTCCCCGAAGAAGACGAGAGAAGCCGGACCTCACCCAGCAGAGCAAGTCAGGCCAGTCGAGGACGTTTGTATTAA